The following are from one region of the Candidatus Limnocylindrales bacterium genome:
- a CDS encoding DNA internalization-related competence protein ComEC/Rec2, translating into MPRRKCPCRHRRVSVQHTFVISCSRSLPTSRFSDYGTKVLWILLGASVLLAQQIVIARSAGAFTVIACLVVAAAVLHEWRRQRVSPRALAAAAAVVAAGALVAVPWERESIAREAVATPQALLREEGMADHKVRVQGRVAEVAPTYGGGVRIALELESLGDETGALRPASGRISLSIRSTQQLWRTGDRLGVTSRLRRITGFGNFGEFDWPAYNARRGIVAGAYAWDDRDVARLAADDGLVDAVRRSFSEACARRGGQGAELLEALIIGDRVGIDRSVSESIRDAGLAHYLAISGSHMALIVVVVVAVVRRLALATPAVRAGYDVMRAAAVTAMAALLGYAAISGGGVSVTRSVLMAAATLIAMWRGRPDDGLRALGGSAVLLAFQMPGVGEEAGFQLSFAAVGALIVLARSRAGGPADPASLTASPSHSSAGGPRRAAALRVAREGLAVVLVCWLVTSPLVAQCFHRVSLIAPVANLVAAPVVSTIVVVGLLAVVTLPLGPQPAGWLIDLGSLLGDSLAALAHWTAAIPGAAVATPEPGPLLTACLSATPFLLLAPLPLRRRGLPLLVAAIAACVVTGLHTRYRSDVADLWFASVGQGDGAVVRMPGGRVMVIDGGPPGRGHLVMAPLLRRLWVHRIDWLVASHVQADHSGAFLELLDQFDVGELWLPAGRCDSEAAARLIARAAAAGTVVRRVGAGTDAAPGVRVLAPRDEQGSCDANDRSIVLSFEHAGYRALFTGDIEAAGEAALVSAAGQDALRAHVLKVPHHGSRTSSTPPLVAAVAPSVAVASLGLDNRYGFPAPAVEQRFLAAGALWLRTDRTGGVHVVLRRGGISVDTARDGARPLL; encoded by the coding sequence GTGCCGCGGAGAAAATGCCCGTGCAGGCACCGGCGCGTCAGCGTTCAGCACACGTTCGTCATTTCCTGCTCGCGATCTCTTCCCACCTCGCGCTTCTCCGACTACGGCACCAAGGTGCTCTGGATCCTGCTTGGTGCATCCGTCCTGCTCGCGCAGCAGATCGTCATCGCGCGAAGCGCCGGTGCGTTCACGGTCATTGCGTGCCTCGTCGTGGCGGCAGCCGTGCTGCACGAGTGGCGCCGGCAGCGCGTGTCGCCGCGCGCTCTGGCTGCAGCGGCTGCGGTGGTCGCGGCAGGCGCACTGGTGGCCGTGCCATGGGAACGAGAGTCGATTGCGCGGGAGGCGGTCGCGACGCCGCAGGCGCTGCTGCGTGAAGAGGGCATGGCGGATCACAAGGTCCGCGTCCAAGGCCGGGTTGCGGAGGTCGCGCCGACGTACGGCGGCGGCGTGCGCATCGCGCTCGAGCTCGAAAGCCTCGGCGACGAGACCGGCGCGCTTCGACCGGCAAGCGGCCGCATCTCCCTCTCGATCCGTTCGACGCAGCAGCTCTGGCGCACAGGCGACCGCCTCGGCGTTACCTCGCGGCTGCGTCGCATCACCGGCTTCGGCAACTTCGGCGAGTTCGACTGGCCGGCCTACAACGCCCGCCGCGGCATCGTGGCCGGCGCCTACGCGTGGGACGACCGGGACGTCGCGCGCCTGGCTGCCGACGATGGCTTGGTCGATGCCGTGCGACGCTCGTTCTCCGAAGCTTGCGCACGGCGGGGAGGGCAGGGCGCCGAGCTGCTGGAGGCACTGATCATCGGCGACCGCGTGGGCATCGATCGCTCCGTCTCCGAGTCGATCCGCGACGCAGGCCTGGCCCACTACCTGGCCATCTCCGGCTCGCACATGGCGTTGATCGTCGTCGTGGTCGTGGCGGTGGTGCGCCGGCTCGCGCTGGCCACTCCGGCCGTGAGGGCGGGGTACGACGTCATGCGCGCCGCCGCGGTGACCGCGATGGCCGCCCTCCTCGGCTATGCCGCCATCTCCGGCGGCGGCGTTTCCGTCACCCGGTCCGTGCTGATGGCCGCAGCCACGCTGATCGCCATGTGGCGCGGCCGGCCCGACGACGGCCTGCGCGCGCTCGGCGGCAGCGCGGTGCTGCTCGCCTTCCAGATGCCGGGCGTCGGCGAAGAGGCGGGATTCCAGCTGTCCTTCGCCGCCGTGGGCGCGCTCATCGTCCTTGCCAGGTCGCGTGCTGGCGGACCGGCGGATCCCGCGAGCCTGACCGCCTCGCCATCGCATTCATCCGCAGGCGGCCCGAGGCGCGCCGCGGCACTTCGAGTGGCACGCGAAGGCCTGGCTGTGGTCCTGGTTTGTTGGCTGGTTACGTCACCATTGGTCGCGCAGTGCTTTCACCGCGTGTCGCTGATCGCTCCGGTCGCCAACCTCGTGGCGGCCCCGGTCGTCAGCACGATCGTCGTCGTCGGTCTGCTGGCGGTGGTGACGCTTCCGCTCGGGCCGCAGCCTGCGGGCTGGCTCATCGATCTCGGGAGCCTGCTCGGCGACTCGCTGGCGGCGCTTGCGCACTGGACGGCCGCCATTCCCGGAGCGGCCGTGGCGACGCCGGAGCCGGGGCCGCTGCTGACGGCGTGCCTTTCTGCCACCCCGTTCCTGCTGCTGGCGCCGTTGCCGCTTCGCCGGCGCGGGCTGCCCTTGCTCGTCGCAGCCATCGCCGCCTGCGTCGTGACCGGCCTGCATACGCGCTATCGCAGCGACGTTGCCGACCTCTGGTTCGCGTCGGTGGGCCAGGGAGATGGTGCGGTCGTGCGGATGCCGGGCGGGCGCGTGATGGTCATCGACGGCGGCCCGCCCGGCCGCGGCCATCTGGTCATGGCACCGCTGCTGCGCCGGCTCTGGGTCCACCGCATCGATTGGCTCGTCGCGAGCCATGTTCAGGCCGATCACAGCGGCGCCTTCCTCGAGCTGCTCGATCAGTTCGACGTGGGCGAGCTGTGGCTGCCCGCGGGCCGCTGCGATTCGGAAGCGGCGGCGCGGTTGATCGCGCGAGCGGCGGCCGCCGGTACCGTCGTGCGCCGCGTCGGCGCGGGCACGGATGCCGCGCCGGGAGTTCGCGTGCTGGCGCCGCGGGACGAGCAGGGAAGCTGCGACGCCAACGATCGCTCGATCGTGCTGTCGTTCGAGCATGCGGGGTACCGGGCGCTGTTCACCGGCGACATCGAAGCGGCGGGGGAAGCGGCGCTGGTCTCGGCGGCGGGCCAGGACGCGCTGCGCGCGCACGTTCTCAAGGTGCCGCACCACGGCAGCCGAACCTCCTCGACGCCGCCCCTGGTCGCTGCCGTCGCACCGTCGGTCGCGGTGGCATCGCTGGGTCTCGACAATCGCTACGGCTTTCCGGCGCCCGCCGTCGAGCAGCGCTTTCTTGCCGCTGGGGCGCTGTGGCTGCGCACGGACCGCACCGGCGGCGT
- a CDS encoding DUF305 domain-containing protein encodes MSVAAAVLAAAVAAPAGAGHGAASYENQLKAAEKDRARKSRPAAAPAAPAAAQSAPPAAHADADRAFAAALRRSLEEDVRLAQRAIDDGSDAKLQELARRVVEVRRREIAELEGWLSEHP; translated from the coding sequence ATGAGCGTTGCGGCTGCCGTCCTCGCCGCGGCAGTCGCGGCGCCCGCCGGCGCCGGGCATGGAGCGGCCTCGTACGAGAATCAGCTCAAGGCAGCGGAAAAGGATCGTGCGAGGAAGTCGCGCCCGGCCGCCGCGCCGGCGGCGCCTGCAGCGGCGCAGAGCGCGCCGCCGGCGGCACACGCCGACGCCGATCGCGCGTTTGCCGCGGCCCTGCGGCGCAGCCTCGAAGAAGACGTCCGGCTGGCGCAGCGCGCGATCGACGACGGCAGCGATGCGAAGCTGCAGGAGCTCGCCCGGCGCGTCGTCGAGGTGCGTCGCCGCGAGATCGCCGAGCTCGAGGGGTGGCTGTCGGAGCATCCGTAG
- the uvrC gene encoding excinuclease ABC subunit UvrC gives MAVEQQPKPAPDDVPAEAADVIADRLAEKASHVPARPGVYIFKDKRGKVIYVGKAKSLRDRVRSYVRGGDGRYQVSFLMNRAVDFETLVTVSETEALILENNLIKQYKPRYNINLKDDKSYVSVKVTVKDPWPRILVTRKIERDGNLYLGPYASASGIRETLEVARKIFPLRTCSNAVFRNRSRPCLEYQIKRCLGPCVLPVDRDEYERQLRGATQLLEGKSDVLLHEMREAMISAAEEERYEEAARIRDRIDAVAKVAEKQKVLVHGGGDRDVFGIFREGGFIEAQVLLVRGGKLVSNNSYQFEDFEFPDEEVLSELVSRFYEGSRYIPEEVLLPIPFEGMDAVADYLTGLRGTKVSVLVPQRGDKRRLVEMAVENAQHAFAERNDESARRERMMEELRSKLGLASTPKRIECFDISHVQGEAVVASMVAFDEGMPDKRGYRRYKLRGVQRNDDFAAMKEVLSRRLTRGKAEGGLPDLLLVDGGRGQLAMAVEAMKEIGVEGIELASIAKDRVRGDFQDEKIEHSEERIFRPGRANPITLRRNSNALFLLQHIRDEAHRFAITFHREVRAKRRLRSVLDEIDGIGPTRRRALLRHFGSVKRMSEASVEEIASVSRIGRVLAEAVVRKLGPAAAKAAVAVDDAGEAPGDAVAACDPTGAGNAVAAGGSPGASNAVAAGGSPGASNAVAAGGSPGASDATDAGVSTDAVDAETGSGGET, from the coding sequence ATGGCCGTCGAGCAGCAGCCAAAGCCCGCGCCGGATGACGTCCCCGCCGAGGCGGCCGACGTCATTGCCGACCGGCTGGCCGAAAAGGCGTCGCACGTCCCAGCCCGGCCGGGTGTGTACATCTTCAAGGACAAGCGCGGGAAGGTGATCTACGTCGGCAAGGCCAAGAGCCTGCGCGACCGAGTCCGGAGCTACGTGCGCGGAGGCGACGGGCGCTACCAGGTAAGCTTCCTGATGAATCGCGCCGTCGACTTCGAGACGCTGGTGACGGTGAGCGAGACCGAGGCATTGATCCTCGAGAACAACCTCATCAAGCAGTACAAGCCGCGCTACAACATCAACCTCAAGGACGACAAGAGCTACGTCTCCGTCAAGGTGACCGTCAAGGATCCGTGGCCGCGCATCCTGGTCACGCGCAAGATCGAACGCGACGGCAACCTCTACCTCGGCCCCTACGCGTCGGCATCGGGCATACGTGAGACGCTCGAGGTCGCGCGCAAGATCTTCCCGCTGCGGACGTGTTCCAACGCCGTCTTCCGCAACCGCTCGCGTCCGTGCCTGGAGTATCAGATCAAGCGCTGCCTCGGCCCATGTGTGCTTCCCGTCGACCGCGACGAGTACGAGAGGCAGCTTCGCGGCGCCACGCAGCTGCTCGAGGGCAAGAGCGACGTCCTCCTGCACGAGATGCGCGAGGCGATGATCAGCGCCGCCGAGGAGGAGCGGTACGAGGAGGCCGCGCGCATCCGCGATCGCATCGATGCCGTTGCCAAGGTGGCGGAGAAGCAGAAGGTGCTGGTGCACGGCGGCGGCGATCGCGACGTATTCGGCATCTTCCGCGAAGGCGGCTTCATCGAGGCGCAGGTGCTGCTGGTGCGCGGAGGAAAGCTCGTCAGCAACAACTCGTACCAGTTCGAGGATTTCGAGTTTCCCGATGAAGAGGTGCTCTCGGAGCTGGTCAGCCGCTTCTATGAAGGCAGCCGCTACATCCCCGAGGAGGTCCTGCTGCCCATCCCGTTCGAAGGCATGGATGCCGTTGCCGACTATCTGACCGGCCTGCGCGGCACCAAGGTGTCGGTTCTGGTCCCTCAGCGCGGCGACAAGCGCCGGCTGGTCGAGATGGCCGTGGAGAACGCGCAGCACGCGTTTGCGGAGCGCAACGACGAGAGCGCCCGCCGCGAGCGCATGATGGAAGAGCTGCGCAGCAAGCTCGGCCTGGCTTCGACGCCCAAACGCATCGAGTGCTTCGACATCAGCCACGTCCAGGGCGAGGCGGTCGTCGCATCCATGGTCGCGTTCGACGAGGGCATGCCGGACAAGCGCGGGTACCGCCGCTACAAGCTTCGCGGAGTGCAGCGCAACGACGATTTTGCCGCGATGAAGGAAGTGCTCTCGCGCCGTCTGACGCGCGGAAAGGCCGAGGGTGGGCTGCCCGACCTGCTTCTGGTCGACGGCGGGCGGGGCCAGCTCGCCATGGCCGTGGAGGCGATGAAGGAGATCGGCGTCGAGGGCATCGAGCTGGCATCGATTGCGAAGGACCGCGTGCGCGGCGACTTCCAGGACGAGAAGATCGAACACAGCGAGGAGCGCATCTTCCGGCCCGGACGCGCCAACCCGATCACGCTGCGGCGCAATTCGAACGCGCTGTTCCTGCTCCAGCACATCCGCGACGAAGCGCACCGCTTCGCCATCACGTTCCATCGCGAGGTTCGCGCCAAGCGAAGGCTCCGCTCGGTGCTCGACGAGATCGACGGAATCGGTCCGACGCGCCGCCGCGCCCTGCTGCGTCACTTCGGCAGCGTCAAGCGCATGAGCGAGGCGAGCGTGGAGGAGATCGCCTCGGTTTCCCGCATCGGCCGCGTGCTGGCCGAGGCCGTGGTGCGAAAGCTCGGTCCGGCGGCGGCCAAGGCGGCGGTGGCTGTGGACGATGCCGGCGAGGCGCCGGGCGATGCGGTGGCCGCGTGCGATCCGACCGGCGCCGGCAATGCTGTGGCCGCGGGCGGTTCGCCAGGCGCGAGCAATGCTGTGGCCGCGGGCGGTTCGCCGGGCGCGAGCAATGCTGTGGCCGCGGGCGGTTCGCCGGGCGCGAGCGATGCCACGGACGCGGGCGTTTCGACGGACGCCGTCGATGCGGAGACCGGCAGCGGCGGCGAGACCTGA